The window ttcacaaaagagactaacgcgagtaacgaactcatttaaatttcagtaattgtaactgcgttaattgattaaaaaaaatacttcgttacatgctcgttaccgttaaaagtagtggaattacagtaatgcgttactttgtaacgcgttactcccaacactggtcaTAAACTATAATGTCATGAAACACTTGTTTTTTGtaactgaaaataaaaaaatctgcatttgCAAATTGGGGAATGAGGAGTTGCTTCGCTTCATGTGTTGTGATCGATGGAGACAAAGCTAGAGCTAAAACCCGACTGCATTTGTATACTATGTTCCAAGTTTGTGATTCATTTTCTTGCTCTCAGTATGTTGTGATCATGTCCATGCAATTCTGAATAAAATGTGGTAAATTGGATGTCCAGAGAAACTGAGTGATGTAGCTTTTTGAAGTGTTTATtgctaaaaaaactaaactttcGGCCCTCAAAACCACAAACCCTGTGTCCTTATAGCTCATCCTTCCTGCAGTCCGTACTTTGAATCAGTTTCACTGTGTCCGTGGGTTTCACCATCATCCACGCGTACTTGCACAGTCGCTCCTTGTTGCAGTCCTTCTGCCAGTAGATGACATTCCTGCGATTGAGGTTGGCACCAGCACAGGCGTCGTACCACCAACCTCCTCCCGGCACCCCCTGAAACTCCAGCTGAGCACAATTTTGAAAGTAgttgtcattgtctctgtctttaGTGGTGAACCTCTGGTTGTCATGCAGGTAGTTCTCCGTGTCCAGGGTCATCGCGTCTACTGCTGTTCCCTGGAACAACCCCAGCCTCAGCCTGTATGCTGACGATTCATCCTCCACCAAGAACGGATCATACTCCCCCGTCTTCGTGATGGCGTCTCGGTCCACCAGCTTTACTCCCAGTTTAAAGCGCCCGGGGCCGAGGGTGAGCTGATGAAGGTATTCGTTCCCGAGCCAGTGATTACCGGTTACAGCCCCAAAGCCATCTTTGTATTCAGCCCAGGTACGATCGAAATTCACGCTGCTATTGACGGTGATATGCTGCACCACGGTCCAGCCTCCCTCCTGCATAGCACAGTAGGCCACGATGGGGGAGTCAGCTGGTTGGATCAGGTACACTCCGTCTCTGGCTTGGCCCGAAGACGTCATCAGCATTTCATGGCAGTCTCTGGGCAGCACTGTAGGTAAATAAACACATCAGGCCGAACTGTGGGGGAGATATGTCCAGATACATCACAGCAGTGCGAGGGATTTTAgaacttgtttttcttctgacGAGTATTTTTATGTTTCATTACACAAACGTGAAATCACAACGACATCTTTTCTCATTTAAAGGAATAATTTGACATTTCGCTTTCCTGTCAAGAGTTTAATGACAGGAAATGACTCTGctagaaaattaaaaaacaaacgtcCAACTATTGATTTGCTCCCACTCTGCGCACAATTTGAAAACATCCACCTTTAGCGCTCCCACTGGTCGTGTCCTTGTGGTAAATAGCAATGCCAGGAAGGAGCCATTACATTGATTCTCAATGTCTCCcaggtaaacatttaaaacCTTGATCAATAGTGAAACTGTTACAGCTGCTCGTCTGACAAACTGTCAAACTCACATACACAAATCACTTCACGGGTTGGACTCTAACACGTGTCATTAATGAGTCACTGAGCAATTTCTACAGGCTGGAATTTGACCCACACCCACACTGATAATCTGAGATGCAGATAATTCACAAATGTTTAAGCAATCACAGGAATTGTGGGCAAAACGGATTATTGAGGTCAAACAAGCAAATCAAGCAAAAAGTCCAAATGAAAGTGAAAGTCAAGCTGATACATACCTCTCATCCCACGGTTCAGGACCACGTTGTGCTCATCTGGGAGAAGGAGATTCAGGTTCTCAGCTTGGAGATGCTCCGTGTCGCCTCCAGTCCCAccgagcagcagcagggccGCCGCTGGCAGCCAGCACATCACACACGCCATCCTTCACTTTCCTTTGTCGTCAGACGACAGCAGTGTTTTAGTTATTGATCCATACTCCTGAACTCAGTGGACGtgagaaacaacacacacaaccttacTGTACTAAAGAAAGTGTTACCTTGAGTGAAGACCCCTGGATGAGGCTGCAGTGGAGAGATACCGGTACCCGAGTCCTCTCCCACGCGCCGACTGTGGTTGTCTAAACTTTCTGAATGAAAAGCACCTGAATACGAACTGGGCCGTCTACAGCTGAGAGTTCACTGAATGGCAGGTCCTATCACACAAGCTTTCTCCTGCCCGGTTACAGCTGGACTTCAGCCTCAGGTTCTCAATGACAGACACCAACCAGCCACTTATCGGTGTCAAGTGAGATAAACCCTCATGCAAATGAAGCTCTGTGAGCCCATATCTCTGACATACCTAAATCACGTAAAGACTGAAGTAGGCTAAAGTCCAGATGAGACTGAATTGTAGGGGATCAACTGAAATGTGTTGCTGCCCatccagtttatttatttaactgtaCTTGAGGTGAAGCCCAGTGTTTGGTTAAAGTACAGCACGAACAGTTTGGAAACATATTGGTGCTGCAGAAGAACATACAAGTACCACAAACTTCAAAACACAAACTTTATTCATCATCAGTGGTGCAATGAGAGATATTAGCCACAGATGGAAGCCTTGAAGTGTATGTGACATAGCTGAACTCTTATCTGTCATAATTACAACAAACACCCTAGTATATAGGTCCATAAAAAGACAATCAAGTCAAATTTGACACatgacaacatttatattgcacACTCAGTATTTCAACTGTTCAAGTTTACCTGCCCAAAAATACATCATGATCTACAGATATTCCCCCAGGACAGGTAAGTTCTCGCTAACGCCCACTCCTCTGTGAAACAACAGCAGCTCCAGTCTAAGGACTTCACTCAGGATTCAATGAACGTTTGGGAAGCTGCCACCTGAGGAAGACCCGTCATGTGGCTCTTTGTTGCTGTCAGGTAAGTTGAGACAGGAAGGAGTCAATGACCTGAGGGAGAAAAATCAGAAAATGCAAAACCAACCATGGCAGTGGTAATGATTTTATTCATGCATGCAGCACTGACCTTTGCAAAGTCTCCAGCAGGTCCGGGAACAGATTTGAGGAAAGGTTCCTGATGCCATAACTCTGCTAACTGCTGATTAAAGGCCTGGAAATTCCTGTAACAAAGtgtaataaatactttatttaccACATGGGCTGTGTATACTAATCTACACACTGGGCTGAATAACAAAACAGTGACAAATTCTGCCAAAAAGTAAGCCACGCTGTACGCATTTATATTTGGTGGAGTATGACAAGACAACTTGAATGCATGCAGCATTCATCCGTCTGGAGTATACAGCTCATGGAACAACACTTACTTATCCATCGGCAGTTCAGATCCACTGTAGCCGCTTGTCTTTAGGTCCCCACCATTTTTTCAAAACTGAATGTATCCACTTTAAACCAACTATTAGATACCTGtgagaataaaaaacaatactTTGTAATTACCCATTCACATACGGTCTGTTCCTCGATGTGCACAATACATTGTATTCTATAGTAATTAAACTGCggtgcaaaaacaaaacattacatAGGAGCAGGTATACGCACTCTTCATATGGATTGGTGAGGACCTTCCTAACTAAAGGAAAGAGGTCAACACAACCACCAATGGTGACCCGGGGAGAGTCCTCATCAATGCTGCAGAGAATGTAATCAAATTAACATTTAATCTATTTGTGGACAATGTCGCTCAGACGTTTTGCAAATGTCCAATCACTCACCTTTTGCTGATCAGTGGGAGGAAATCAACAAACACACCAATGTCTTCGATTCTGTACAAAAATAAGTGCTTTTAAAATTCTAGGAAAAATTCTGTGCGCCACATTTCTGAAACAGACACTGAACGAACCTCAGAAAGTAGGTCAACAGCTCGCCAACATTTCTCCGCCACAATGTTAGAGAAACTTTTAGTCTCAGATTTCTTCCAAAGAGTACATCAGTCATTGTGCTGTGATCCTTTGTGAGCTGAGACACATTGTTTGGTTCAGTTATTCATAAGAAAATCCACAACACAAGAAACAGAAACATAATCTGAGCTGTGAATGTGTTTCTGACCTCAGTGAGTGAGCAGTAGTCGGCTTGTTCAGTGCCAGTTGTCCCAGTCTTGGGGTTATTATTGAATTGTAGTGGGAACTCCCAGGGGTCCATGTCCGATGTGTCCTGCTGCACGTCCTGCGTGCACTTCATCTCATTCTCCTTGTTTGCCGCATCATACATTTTCCCAATCCCGAGCTGCTTCCTCCGAGTCACTGTCAGATGATGGGTCTTCCTCTTACAGGACACGACCCGCTTCACTCTCCCTGGGTTGTTGCCAGAGCGACTTACTGGATACCTGGGCAAGGTGGAAcattcatttgaaaaacaaaccACATCATGCATTTGCTGTGATGGAGCCACAACACATGACTGCCCCTCCTTCTTTATGTTGAACTCCTCATTTCTATCGTAAACAATCTGCATATGAAAATACATTTGGCACAGTAATAAATAACCGCAGTAAAAGGGTCcagcatacatacatatgtgtattaTAATGTGTCTTCCAGCTCGCATCTTGTGAGTCTCTCCCACGAGGATAGGCCACTCTGTACTGGGCTGCATCCTGTTGTAAGTCATGTTCAAGACGTTGGTAATCTCCATCCTCACTGTTAGAGTCCATTATATCTAAAGAAAAAGAAGCCACAAtcag of the Pseudoliparis swirei isolate HS2019 ecotype Mariana Trench chromosome 11, NWPU_hadal_v1, whole genome shotgun sequence genome contains:
- the zgc:194887 gene encoding fibrinogen-like protein 1-like protein; translated protein: MACVMCWLPAAALLLLGGTGGDTEHLQAENLNLLLPDEHNVVLNRGMRVLPRDCHEMLMTSSGQARDGVYLIQPADSPIVAYCAMQEGGWTVVQHITVNSSVNFDRTWAEYKDGFGAVTGNHWLGNEYLHQLTLGPGRFKLGVKLVDRDAITKTGEYDPFLVEDESSAYRLRLGLFQGTAVDAMTLDTENYLHDNQRFTTKDRDNDNYFQNCAQLEFQGVPGGGWWYDACAGANLNRRNVIYWQKDCNKERLCKYAWMMVKPTDTVKLIQSTDCRKDEL